A genomic region of Christiangramia sp. OXR-203 contains the following coding sequences:
- a CDS encoding NifU family protein has translation MTSEEVKINVEKALAEIRPFLESDGGNISLVSIEENDRLVKVQLEGACVGCSVNQMTLKSGVEMTIKKYVPQIEKVVNIDRSTL, from the coding sequence ATGACAAGCGAAGAAGTTAAAATAAATGTTGAAAAGGCACTTGCCGAAATTCGTCCATTTCTTGAAAGCGATGGAGGGAACATTTCCCTCGTATCTATCGAAGAAAATGACCGTTTGGTAAAAGTACAGCTTGAAGGAGCTTGCGTTGGCTGTTCTGTTAATCAAATGACCCTGAAGAGTGGTGTGGAAATGACGATTAAGAAATATGTGCCCCAAATAGAAAAAGTGGTAAATATTGATCGATCTACCCTTTAA
- a CDS encoding Mrp/NBP35 family ATP-binding protein, whose amino-acid sequence MKLNRKEILSALETISVAGEGANMVESGAVQNVMTFGDEVVVDLVLSTPALHIKKRAEVDVMKAIHEKVYEKAKVKVNIKIEAAEKKPEIKGKQIPGIKNIIAVASGKGGVGKSTVTANLAVTLAKMGFKVGILDADIYGPSTPIMFDVEAERPLSVTVDGKSKMKPVENHGVKILSIGFFTKPNQAVVWRGPMAAKALNQMIFDAAWGELDFMLIDLPPGTGDIHLSIMQSLPITGSVIVSTPQNVALADAKKGVAMFQQESINVPVLGIVENMAYFTPEELPENKYYIFGKEGAKNLAADLEVPFLGEIPLLQSLRESGDIGRPAALQTATPLESAFEEITRNMVQETVNRNKNLPPTEAIKITTMAGCSAVKKK is encoded by the coding sequence ATGAAATTGAACAGAAAAGAAATTTTATCCGCATTAGAAACTATTTCCGTAGCCGGCGAAGGCGCTAATATGGTTGAGAGTGGTGCGGTTCAAAATGTAATGACCTTTGGCGATGAAGTGGTAGTGGATCTTGTATTGAGTACACCGGCTCTTCATATTAAAAAGCGCGCAGAGGTTGATGTGATGAAAGCCATTCATGAAAAAGTTTATGAAAAGGCAAAAGTTAAAGTAAATATCAAGATCGAAGCTGCTGAAAAGAAGCCGGAGATCAAAGGGAAACAAATTCCCGGTATAAAAAATATAATTGCCGTGGCTTCTGGAAAAGGAGGCGTTGGTAAATCTACGGTCACTGCAAATCTTGCAGTTACCCTGGCAAAAATGGGATTCAAGGTAGGTATTCTGGATGCAGATATCTATGGTCCATCTACCCCAATCATGTTTGATGTGGAAGCTGAAAGACCCTTATCTGTTACAGTAGACGGGAAATCCAAAATGAAACCGGTAGAAAATCATGGAGTGAAGATCCTGTCTATAGGATTTTTTACCAAACCTAATCAGGCAGTAGTCTGGAGAGGACCTATGGCCGCGAAGGCATTGAATCAAATGATCTTTGATGCAGCATGGGGAGAACTGGATTTCATGTTGATCGATCTTCCGCCTGGAACTGGAGATATTCATTTATCCATAATGCAATCCTTACCTATCACCGGTTCTGTAATTGTAAGTACACCGCAGAACGTTGCTTTAGCCGATGCTAAGAAAGGAGTTGCGATGTTCCAGCAGGAAAGTATCAATGTTCCGGTACTTGGAATTGTTGAGAATATGGCCTATTTCACTCCGGAAGAACTTCCTGAAAATAAATATTATATCTTCGGAAAAGAAGGTGCTAAAAATCTGGCAGCAGATCTGGAAGTTCCATTCTTAGGAGAGATTCCGTTACTGCAAAGTCTTAGAGAATCCGGAGATATTGGAAGGCCGGCAGCTTTACAAACTGCCACTCCGTTGGAAAGCGCATTCGAGGAGATAACTCGTAATATGGTGCAGGAAACGGTGAACAGAAATAAAAATTTACCACCTACAGAAGCTATTAAGATCACAACGATGGCTGGATGTAGCGCGGTTAAGAAAAAATAA
- a CDS encoding MGMT family protein — protein sequence MKDNSGFFDRVYEVCRQIPEGRVTSYGAIAKYLGAARSARMVGWAMNNSHDKNVPAHRVVNRNGVLSGKHHFSGTNAMQQLLEAEGVEVKELQVVNFKELFWDPMKEL from the coding sequence TTGAAAGATAATTCCGGTTTTTTTGATAGGGTTTATGAAGTCTGCCGGCAGATTCCTGAAGGGCGGGTGACCTCTTACGGAGCTATTGCAAAATATCTTGGTGCAGCCCGAAGTGCAAGAATGGTAGGCTGGGCAATGAATAACTCTCATGACAAAAATGTTCCGGCCCATAGAGTAGTCAATAGAAACGGAGTGCTTTCCGGGAAACATCACTTCTCTGGAACCAACGCCATGCAACAACTTCTGGAAGCTGAAGGTGTTGAGGTAAAAGAGCTGCAGGTAGTCAATTTCAAGGAACTCTTCTGGGATCCTATGAAAGAGCTTTAA
- a CDS encoding LysE family translocator, translated as MEETKIFLITYFAAFIGVVPPGLVNMTVAKTCVEKGKKNGLYVAVGAGIVVFIQALIAVLLAGYIFDHPFVKKMLLRAGLVVFCILAVYFFIQAQKKKRIDPSKRKANANSIYKGMFIAALNVFPIPYFVAIAGAMNLSGGLEYDWSLNSSFSIAACLGSFTALYLYVVLFDKIEKKAESFAKYSNYFMAALMAVLIVIALVRILNN; from the coding sequence TTGGAAGAAACGAAGATTTTCCTAATTACCTATTTTGCCGCCTTTATTGGTGTGGTGCCTCCAGGTTTGGTGAACATGACCGTGGCAAAGACCTGTGTGGAAAAAGGTAAAAAAAACGGACTTTACGTTGCCGTTGGGGCAGGTATCGTAGTATTTATACAGGCACTCATTGCGGTACTGCTTGCAGGTTATATTTTTGACCATCCTTTTGTGAAAAAGATGTTGCTGCGGGCGGGATTAGTGGTCTTCTGTATTCTGGCAGTGTATTTCTTCATTCAGGCACAGAAGAAGAAAAGAATTGACCCAAGTAAGCGAAAGGCGAATGCCAATAGTATCTATAAAGGAATGTTTATCGCTGCCTTAAACGTTTTTCCCATTCCTTATTTTGTTGCAATTGCAGGGGCAATGAATCTTAGCGGTGGTCTGGAATACGACTGGTCCTTAAATTCATCCTTTTCTATCGCCGCGTGTTTAGGAAGTTTTACAGCTTTGTATCTCTACGTAGTACTCTTTGATAAGATCGAAAAGAAAGCAGAGTCATTTGCTAAGTATTCCAATTATTTCATGGCAGCATTAATGGCAGTGCTTATCGTCATTGCCTTGGTAAGAATTCTGAATAATTAA
- the trmB gene encoding tRNA (guanosine(46)-N7)-methyltransferase TrmB translates to MGSKNKLKRFRENEQFENVIQPSREELTENEFALKGNWCKDFFKNNNPIVLELGCGKGEYTVELARQNPDKNFIGVDIKGARFWRGAKTAIEEGMENVAFIRTQIELIEYVFASAEVSEIWITFPDPQIKYKRTKHRLTNAEFLIRYKNILKVDGLMHLKTDSEFMHGYTLGLLHGQGQEILYAHHDIYSNEYSPKAVTGIQTFYEKQYLEKGKPITYIQFRIK, encoded by the coding sequence GTGGGAAGCAAGAATAAACTTAAACGTTTCAGAGAGAACGAGCAGTTCGAAAATGTAATTCAGCCGTCAAGAGAAGAACTTACGGAGAATGAATTTGCGTTAAAAGGAAACTGGTGCAAGGATTTTTTTAAGAATAACAATCCAATAGTTCTGGAACTCGGCTGTGGAAAAGGGGAATATACCGTAGAGCTGGCCAGGCAGAATCCAGATAAGAACTTTATAGGGGTGGATATAAAAGGAGCACGTTTCTGGCGCGGTGCTAAAACTGCCATCGAAGAAGGAATGGAGAATGTCGCTTTTATAAGAACGCAGATTGAACTGATAGAATATGTTTTTGCTTCCGCAGAAGTTAGTGAGATCTGGATCACATTTCCAGATCCACAAATAAAATATAAGCGTACAAAACATCGTTTGACTAATGCAGAGTTTTTAATTCGCTACAAGAATATTCTCAAAGTCGACGGACTCATGCACTTAAAAACAGATTCTGAATTCATGCATGGTTATACTCTAGGCTTATTACACGGGCAGGGTCAGGAGATCCTTTATGCTCATCACGATATTTATAGTAATGAATATTCTCCAAAAGCAGTAACCGGAATTCAAACTTTCTACGAAAAACAGTACCTTGAAAAAGGTAAACCTATTACCTATATTCAATTCCGGATTAAATAA
- a CDS encoding glycosyltransferase family protein, producing the protein MSKKRILVAVMNWGLGHATRSTPVIQALRNEHYEPILASDGAALQLLKKEFPDLIHLELPGYNIRYAKKGWLLNWKIIAQTSHIRNTIAAENEQTRQIIKDYQIEGIISDNRFGVYSDELKTNVFITHQIHVLSGITTLLSTYINRQHLKNFDQIWIPDYDSSERNLSGKLSHVKDLPEQCQYIGALSRFEKRALETKYKYLLLLSGPEPQRSLLEEKLLECFSNTNDSILLVRGVISEEKQLSTSNPNLHIRNYLFGRELEEAINSSETIVARSGYTTLMDLAKLEKRAFFIPTPGQEEQEYLAKRLERQGIAPFCTQNQFSLEKLKEVENYTGLSNFGDGRVLRNLFAFFESE; encoded by the coding sequence ATGTCCAAGAAACGAATATTGGTGGCTGTGATGAATTGGGGATTGGGACATGCCACCCGCAGTACCCCTGTTATTCAAGCGCTTCGAAACGAACATTACGAACCTATTCTGGCTTCAGATGGTGCAGCACTGCAATTACTAAAAAAGGAATTTCCGGACCTAATTCATCTCGAATTACCCGGTTATAACATTCGTTATGCAAAAAAAGGCTGGCTTCTTAACTGGAAGATCATTGCACAAACCAGCCATATTCGAAATACGATCGCTGCGGAAAATGAGCAGACCAGGCAGATTATAAAAGATTATCAAATTGAAGGAATCATTTCCGACAATCGGTTTGGGGTTTATAGCGATGAACTGAAGACAAATGTTTTTATCACTCACCAAATCCATGTTCTAAGTGGCATCACAACCCTCCTGTCTACTTATATAAATAGGCAGCATTTGAAGAATTTCGACCAGATCTGGATTCCGGATTATGATTCCAGTGAAAGGAATTTAAGCGGGAAACTGAGCCATGTAAAAGATCTGCCCGAGCAATGCCAATATATCGGTGCTTTGAGCAGATTTGAAAAGCGTGCATTGGAAACAAAATACAAATACCTGCTGCTGCTTAGCGGTCCGGAACCTCAGCGCAGCTTGCTTGAAGAAAAATTGCTCGAATGCTTCAGTAATACTAATGACAGTATATTGTTGGTACGCGGAGTAATTTCCGAAGAAAAACAGCTTAGTACGAGTAATCCGAACCTACATATTCGTAATTATCTCTTCGGAAGAGAACTGGAAGAAGCTATAAACAGTAGTGAAACCATCGTTGCAAGATCAGGTTACACCACGCTGATGGATCTGGCAAAATTAGAAAAAAGAGCATTTTTTATTCCTACACCTGGACAGGAAGAACAGGAATATCTTGCAAAAAGACTGGAACGGCAGGGCATTGCTCCTTTCTGTACGCAAAATCAATTCAGCTTAGAAAAACTGAAGGAAGTTGAGAATTATACCGGCCTAAGTAATTTCGGTGATGGCCGAGTTCTCCGGAATCTCTTTGCGTTTTTCGAGAGTGAATGA
- a CDS encoding sensor histidine kinase, with protein sequence MAQQFKRSYRFAIRTALFISLFLTAILAIFIFLDLQNWWIALLIFAGLCYLFSFLIIQYRVERFIYRRIKKVYDNVSLLDSKTLSPNQITTDMSSLTREVKKFAEDKKLEIETLKVREAYRKEFMGNVSHELKTPLFTVQGYILTLIDGAHKDKVIRKKYLARANKGVERLIYIVKDLDMITKLETGDLHLKYETFDIIELIQASFDLLEMKAAKKDITLTFDLDYSEPILVRADRERIQQVLTNLIVNSIKYGKNGGTTEISIENLIKNKVIVRVTDNGEGIAKENIPRLFERFYRVDKSGSRREGGSGLGLSIVKHILEAHEEKIYVESVFGVGSEFSFTLEKRKEIPENSAITEIT encoded by the coding sequence ATGGCGCAACAATTTAAGAGGTCTTATAGATTTGCAATAAGGACTGCTTTATTTATCAGCCTCTTCCTTACCGCGATACTGGCGATATTCATCTTTCTGGATTTGCAGAACTGGTGGATCGCCCTTCTTATTTTTGCAGGCTTGTGCTACCTGTTCTCTTTTTTAATCATTCAGTATAGAGTAGAGCGTTTTATTTATCGCCGTATCAAGAAAGTGTATGATAATGTTTCACTTCTCGATTCCAAAACTTTAAGCCCTAACCAGATCACCACAGATATGTCCAGTCTTACTCGCGAGGTTAAGAAATTCGCCGAGGACAAAAAGCTGGAGATCGAGACCTTAAAGGTAAGAGAAGCTTACCGTAAGGAATTCATGGGGAATGTATCGCACGAGCTAAAAACTCCTCTTTTCACTGTTCAGGGTTATATCTTAACTCTAATAGATGGAGCCCATAAGGATAAGGTGATTCGTAAAAAATATCTTGCCCGTGCTAATAAAGGAGTAGAGCGACTTATTTATATCGTGAAAGATCTTGACATGATCACCAAGCTAGAAACCGGTGATCTACATCTCAAGTACGAGACTTTTGATATAATCGAATTAATACAGGCGTCTTTTGATCTATTGGAAATGAAAGCTGCCAAAAAAGATATAACACTCACATTTGATCTGGATTACTCAGAACCTATTCTCGTGAGAGCAGACAGAGAAAGAATTCAACAGGTTTTAACCAACCTGATCGTTAATTCCATCAAGTATGGAAAGAATGGTGGAACTACAGAGATTAGTATTGAGAATCTTATCAAAAATAAGGTTATCGTGAGGGTGACAGATAACGGGGAAGGTATTGCGAAAGAGAATATTCCACGTTTATTTGAAAGGTTCTATCGTGTGGACAAAAGTGGTTCAAGAAGAGAAGGAGGTTCAGGCCTCGGACTTTCAATTGTAAAGCACATTCTGGAAGCGCATGAGGAGAAGATCTATGTAGAAAGCGTCTTTGGTGTGGGAAGTGAATTTTCATTCACTCTCGAAAAACGCAAAGAGATTCCGGAGAACTCGGCCATCACCGAAATTACTTAG
- a CDS encoding response regulator transcription factor, with the protein MKKKDIQILLVDDEPDILEIVGYNLSSEGYQVITADNGAKAVKLAQKHKPHLIILDVMMPEMDGIEACEQIRKITDLEHTIITFLTARGEDYSQMAGFDAGADDYITKPIKPKVLVSKVKALLRRYRDEEAGSNIVKLSGITINRDEYKIEQNGEERSLPRKEFELLSLLASKPGKVFKREDILDKVWGNDIVVGGRTIDVHIRKLREKIGDDKIKTIKGVGYKFVV; encoded by the coding sequence ATGAAGAAAAAAGACATTCAGATTTTACTAGTAGATGATGAGCCGGATATCCTGGAAATAGTAGGGTATAATCTCTCTTCGGAAGGTTACCAGGTGATCACTGCAGATAATGGTGCGAAAGCTGTTAAGCTTGCTCAAAAACATAAACCGCATCTTATTATTCTGGATGTCATGATGCCTGAAATGGATGGTATCGAAGCCTGTGAGCAAATAAGAAAGATTACAGATCTTGAGCATACGATCATTACATTCCTAACTGCAAGAGGAGAAGACTATTCGCAAATGGCAGGTTTTGATGCCGGAGCAGACGATTATATCACTAAACCTATTAAGCCAAAAGTTCTGGTAAGTAAGGTGAAGGCATTGTTAAGACGCTACCGAGATGAAGAGGCAGGTTCCAATATTGTAAAACTTTCCGGGATCACTATTAATCGTGATGAATATAAGATCGAACAGAATGGTGAAGAACGCAGTCTGCCCAGAAAAGAATTTGAGTTGTTATCTTTGTTAGCATCCAAACCGGGGAAAGTCTTTAAAAGAGAAGATATCCTTGACAAAGTATGGGGTAATGATATCGTAGTGGGAGGAAGAACTATAGACGTTCATATTCGTAAACTACGTGAAAAGATCGGTGACGATAAGATCAAAACCATCAAAGGTGTTGGGTACAAGTTTGTAGTTTAA
- a CDS encoding TonB-dependent receptor, translated as MKKFFLLTLLLLVGVVQAQETTTGAIGGKLTDKEMGGEPLPFANVLLKDSSKGTTSDYDGIYLLDKLQPGTYTVVFSFVGYETLEVPDVVVEAGKVTEVNTELGSSAASLDEVVITTVSRRDSEVALLVEQKNSVEIKESIGAQELAKLGVSDAATATTKISGVTTSEASGDLFVRGLGDRYLYSTMNGLPIPSDDVERKNIDLGLFPTRVIQNVSISKAYSAISSADQASGNVDISSRELRGKDELGISVQGGVNTNAIGEFSNFKVSPNQEDTYFGVYDQSIPTEFTLNNQSWNPQTSVPVNRKVSITAGKEFGPLRAFVTASNSVAFEYNEGLFRNYRTNVLEDQFTDAENFKKTDNNTLMADLGFKINDDHRLKATSLFINKVTDEVYEAGRNGEGFVFEETNRGENLNQFIRDQNIKQTRLWVNQLHGFHDFLDGKNELEWSAGFNLVNADEPNRIRNEVNIGDNNFVQLARTGGFQQRKSTQEIDDTEFNARIENTYNFLSMDNEDSKNASLILGGNYRNKERDFFSQFFGAEETDFNTVNPPSIDNLGASFTTENFNNRLLQFNRLTPDIYNGTLESYGGFAVFNIGNEQWNINAGARYQKDQVDVIFDVNNYPQNLPNFTFKEYDNIYPSLNIKFSPNEDSNIRLAASKTISLPEFKEIAPFEYVSQIGQITRGNPNLEASNNYNLDLKYEVFPSSGELLSLTGFYKKILDPINRTQARGASGVFSYFNASDEANIYGLELEARMDVIENDNDNGLDLSVSGNITRMWHSQDLKDVFAEDGSFVRTFRYNGNDEIGLQGASDWIVNASANFSTETENPFRGTIVANYASDKIYALGSPDTQNLDFIDIQYNDEIIEKGFVTLDLILSKEFGNNFELEFKGQNLLNPEIERYQAIRPLSGNAAEAEQTVRSYTRGAVLSLGLSYNF; from the coding sequence ATGAAAAAATTCTTTTTACTAACACTACTTCTTTTAGTTGGTGTTGTGCAAGCACAGGAAACTACAACTGGCGCCATTGGTGGAAAATTGACCGATAAGGAAATGGGTGGTGAGCCTCTTCCTTTCGCTAATGTTCTCCTTAAAGATTCTTCTAAAGGAACCACTTCAGATTACGACGGGATATATCTTTTAGATAAACTACAACCAGGAACCTATACAGTCGTATTTAGTTTTGTAGGATATGAAACTCTTGAAGTTCCAGATGTGGTTGTAGAAGCTGGAAAAGTGACTGAAGTCAATACAGAACTAGGATCCAGTGCAGCATCTTTGGATGAAGTAGTTATTACTACGGTCTCTCGAAGAGATTCTGAAGTTGCTTTATTAGTAGAGCAAAAGAATTCAGTAGAAATAAAGGAAAGTATAGGGGCACAGGAACTGGCAAAATTAGGGGTATCTGATGCGGCTACTGCTACTACCAAGATTTCTGGTGTAACCACCAGTGAGGCTTCCGGCGATCTTTTTGTACGTGGCCTTGGTGATCGTTATCTATATAGTACCATGAATGGTCTTCCTATACCATCAGATGATGTGGAAAGAAAGAATATCGATCTGGGATTGTTTCCAACTCGAGTGATTCAGAACGTATCGATAAGCAAAGCGTATTCTGCAATTAGTTCTGCAGATCAGGCTTCTGGAAATGTAGATATTTCTTCTCGTGAATTAAGAGGAAAGGATGAATTAGGAATTAGTGTGCAGGGTGGAGTGAATACGAATGCTATTGGAGAATTCAGCAATTTTAAAGTTTCTCCAAATCAGGAAGACACTTATTTCGGCGTTTACGATCAGAGCATTCCAACAGAATTTACTTTAAACAATCAGAGTTGGAATCCACAGACTTCAGTTCCGGTAAATAGAAAAGTAAGTATTACTGCTGGAAAGGAATTTGGACCACTTAGAGCATTTGTTACTGCATCTAATTCGGTTGCTTTCGAATATAACGAAGGTCTTTTCAGGAACTATCGAACGAACGTTCTTGAAGATCAGTTTACAGATGCTGAAAACTTCAAAAAGACAGATAATAATACATTGATGGCAGATCTTGGTTTTAAGATCAATGATGATCATCGCTTGAAAGCAACCAGTTTATTCATCAACAAAGTAACCGATGAGGTTTATGAAGCTGGTAGAAACGGCGAAGGTTTTGTCTTCGAGGAAACAAACAGAGGTGAAAACCTGAACCAGTTTATACGTGATCAAAATATCAAACAAACCAGGCTTTGGGTAAATCAGTTACATGGTTTCCACGATTTTCTTGATGGGAAGAACGAACTGGAATGGTCTGCAGGATTCAACCTGGTAAATGCAGATGAGCCAAACCGTATTCGTAATGAAGTGAATATTGGAGACAATAACTTCGTGCAATTGGCCAGGACTGGAGGTTTTCAGCAAAGAAAGTCAACGCAGGAGATCGATGATACTGAGTTCAATGCCAGAATTGAGAACACCTATAATTTTCTGAGCATGGATAACGAAGATTCTAAGAATGCTTCCCTTATTCTTGGTGGTAACTATAGAAATAAAGAGCGTGATTTCTTTTCCCAATTCTTTGGAGCTGAAGAAACCGACTTCAATACCGTAAACCCTCCATCTATCGATAATCTTGGAGCGAGCTTTACTACAGAAAACTTCAATAACAGGTTATTACAATTCAATCGTCTTACCCCAGATATCTATAATGGAACGCTGGAATCTTACGGTGGTTTTGCAGTTTTCAATATTGGAAACGAACAATGGAATATTAATGCAGGTGCGAGATACCAGAAGGATCAGGTAGATGTGATCTTTGATGTGAACAATTACCCTCAGAATCTTCCGAATTTCACCTTCAAGGAATACGATAACATTTATCCAAGCTTAAACATCAAGTTTTCTCCAAACGAAGATTCGAATATTAGACTTGCAGCCAGCAAAACGATTTCTCTACCTGAATTTAAAGAGATCGCTCCTTTCGAATATGTTTCACAGATTGGACAGATCACTCGCGGTAACCCAAATTTAGAAGCTTCAAATAACTATAATCTGGATCTTAAATATGAAGTTTTCCCAAGCTCAGGTGAGTTACTATCTCTTACAGGTTTTTATAAAAAGATCCTTGACCCGATCAACCGAACTCAGGCACGTGGTGCTTCAGGGGTATTCTCTTATTTCAATGCCAGTGACGAAGCCAACATTTATGGTCTGGAGCTTGAAGCGAGAATGGACGTGATCGAAAATGACAATGACAATGGTCTTGATCTAAGTGTATCTGGAAATATTACTAGAATGTGGCACAGTCAGGATCTTAAAGATGTTTTTGCTGAAGATGGATCTTTTGTAAGAACATTCCGATATAATGGAAACGATGAGATTGGACTTCAGGGAGCATCAGACTGGATCGTGAATGCATCGGCAAACTTTAGTACAGAAACAGAAAATCCATTCCGTGGAACTATCGTAGCAAACTACGCTTCAGATAAGATCTACGCGCTTGGATCACCAGATACTCAAAACCTTGATTTTATTGATATCCAGTATAACGACGAAATCATTGAAAAAGGTTTTGTAACCCTGGATTTGATCCTGTCTAAAGAGTTCGGAAATAATTTTGAACTTGAATTCAAAGGACAGAACCTACTTAACCCTGAAATAGAAAGATATCAGGCAATTAGACCATTATCTGGTAATGCTGCAGAGGCAGAGCAAACCGTTCGTTCTTACACCAGAGGAGCCGTATTAAGCCTTGGCTTGAGCTACAACTTCTAA
- a CDS encoding T9SS type A sorting domain-containing protein yields the protein MKQKYLFSFLLFSFLMLAIPANAQDSLSASARTEISIDGLSIYPNPITGGRVFISSTKNQEKKIEIYNVLGKPVLKTRLRGRELDVSTLTPGIYIIKIEEGRSKATRKLVVK from the coding sequence ATGAAGCAAAAGTACCTATTTAGCTTTTTATTGTTTAGTTTCCTGATGTTGGCAATCCCTGCGAACGCTCAGGATTCTTTATCTGCTTCAGCTCGAACAGAAATTTCTATAGATGGTTTATCTATCTATCCCAACCCGATTACTGGAGGAAGAGTTTTTATTTCTTCCACCAAAAACCAGGAAAAGAAGATCGAGATCTATAATGTTTTAGGCAAGCCAGTTCTTAAGACCAGATTAAGAGGTAGAGAGCTAGACGTTTCAACACTTACTCCCGGAATTTATATTATTAAGATCGAAGAAGGAAGATCAAAAGCTACCCGCAAACTGGTGGTAAAATAA
- a CDS encoding acyl transferase yields MLKNKIFNISSSEEFVKLSLEVYQYQYQHNPVYQKFCNLLNRSPENVSFIREIPFLPIEFFKKENIITEDQKAEITFTSSGTTGAATSKHHVADLGIYEESFLKAFEAFYGSPEDYTFLALLPSYLERRGSSLIYMADALIKRSNKTDSGFYLDDLEALSSKLKKLDQSGKKVFLIGVSFALLDLVENETFDLQHTIVMETGGMKGRRKEMIREELHQILSSGFGVNHIHSEYGMTELLSQAYSNGNGVFETPNWMNILIRDPEDALSYVQDGKTGGINVIDLANLNSCSFIATQDLGKISSDQIEIMGRFDNSDIRGCNLLVL; encoded by the coding sequence ATGCTGAAAAATAAAATCTTCAATATTTCCTCTTCGGAAGAATTTGTAAAGCTAAGCCTTGAAGTCTACCAATATCAATATCAGCATAATCCTGTTTATCAAAAATTCTGTAATCTATTAAATAGATCCCCAGAAAATGTCTCTTTTATCAGAGAGATTCCGTTTCTACCAATAGAATTTTTCAAGAAGGAAAACATCATTACTGAGGACCAGAAAGCAGAGATCACTTTTACCAGTAGTGGAACTACCGGAGCTGCGACCAGCAAGCATCATGTTGCCGATCTTGGCATCTATGAAGAGAGTTTTTTAAAAGCTTTTGAAGCATTCTACGGTTCTCCAGAGGATTATACTTTTCTGGCACTTCTACCAAGTTACCTTGAACGCAGAGGAAGTTCTCTTATCTATATGGCAGATGCGCTCATTAAAAGATCAAACAAGACCGATAGCGGATTCTACCTTGATGATCTTGAAGCTCTTTCCTCAAAACTGAAGAAACTGGACCAGTCTGGAAAGAAAGTATTCCTGATTGGAGTTTCCTTTGCCCTTCTTGATCTCGTAGAAAATGAAACTTTCGATCTACAGCATACCATCGTGATGGAAACCGGAGGAATGAAAGGCAGACGGAAGGAAATGATACGAGAAGAACTGCACCAAATCCTAAGCTCTGGTTTTGGGGTTAATCATATACATAGTGAATATGGAATGACTGAACTTTTATCTCAGGCATACTCTAATGGGAATGGAGTTTTTGAAACTCCCAACTGGATGAATATACTTATACGGGATCCGGAAGATGCACTTAGTTACGTACAGGATGGTAAAACCGGTGGTATTAATGTAATAGATCTGGCGAATTTGAACTCCTGTTCATTTATTGCCACCCAGGATCTTGGGAAGATTTCAAGTGACCAAATAGAGATCATGGGGCGTTTTGACAATAGCGACATCAGAGGTTGTAACCTTCTAGTTCTATAA